One window of the Nocardioides jiangxiensis genome contains the following:
- the rimM gene encoding ribosome maturation factor RimM (Essential for efficient processing of 16S rRNA), with product MSSSIEVLVGRIGKPHGIRGEVTVDVRTDEPERRFEPGAALDVTAPKGSAYATKRLTVEKVRWHQGVLLAKFAEIPDRNVAETARGALLHAQVDADETPEDPDEFYDHQLIGLVAVNLQGVEIGTVTKLLHGAQDLLQIRTPDRRDALVPFVTQLVPEVDLAAGRVVIADRPGLVTPFEETDEPDPEQTQRQTQRQAKQQR from the coding sequence GTGAGCAGCAGCATCGAGGTCCTGGTCGGTCGCATCGGCAAGCCCCACGGCATCCGCGGCGAGGTGACGGTCGACGTCCGCACCGACGAGCCGGAGCGCCGCTTCGAGCCGGGCGCCGCGCTCGACGTGACGGCTCCGAAGGGTTCGGCCTATGCCACGAAGCGGCTGACGGTCGAGAAGGTGCGCTGGCACCAGGGCGTGCTCCTCGCGAAGTTCGCCGAGATCCCGGATCGCAACGTCGCCGAGACGGCGCGTGGCGCGCTGCTGCACGCGCAGGTGGACGCCGACGAGACGCCCGAGGATCCCGACGAGTTCTACGACCACCAGCTGATCGGTCTGGTCGCGGTCAACCTCCAGGGCGTCGAGATCGGCACCGTCACCAAGCTCCTCCACGGCGCCCAGGACCTGCTGCAGATCCGCACGCCCGACCGCCGTGACGCGCTGGTGCCGTTCGTGACCCAGCTCGTGCCCGAGGTGGACCTCGCCGCGGGCCGGGTCGTCATCGCCGACCGCCCCGGCCTGGTGACGCCGTTCGAGGAGACCGACGAGCCGGACCCGGAGCAGACCCAGCGCCAGACCCAGCGTCAGGCGAAGCAGCAGCGATGA
- a CDS encoding GNAT family N-acetyltransferase, with the protein MHGSAVAGEWRIEKAGAADAAELMTLQRACWAQEAVANDTLGLPALHESLDDVAAAIAAKHVWVVRVAGRLVGSVQAVADGQTWEIGRLMVAPDLQGRGLGRVLLEHAEAARPSDATAYRLFTGAASEANLRRYKRAGYRVVGSDERYGIPGVELGKPVRRSRR; encoded by the coding sequence CTGCACGGCTCCGCGGTCGCGGGGGAGTGGCGGATCGAGAAGGCCGGCGCTGCCGATGCCGCCGAGCTGATGACCCTGCAGCGCGCCTGCTGGGCCCAGGAGGCGGTTGCCAACGACACGCTCGGGCTGCCGGCACTGCACGAGTCCCTCGATGACGTCGCCGCTGCGATCGCCGCGAAGCACGTCTGGGTCGTGCGCGTCGCCGGCCGTCTCGTCGGCTCCGTGCAGGCGGTGGCCGATGGCCAGACGTGGGAGATCGGCCGGCTCATGGTCGCGCCCGACCTGCAGGGCAGGGGTCTGGGGCGTGTGCTGCTGGAGCACGCCGAAGCAGCCCGCCCGTCGGACGCCACGGCGTACCGGCTCTTCACCGGAGCCGCGAGCGAGGCCAACCTGCGCCGCTACAAGCGCGCCGGCTACCGCGTCGTGGGCTCAGACGAGCGCTACGGCATCCCGGGCGTCGAGCTCGGCAAGCCGGTGCGCCGATCACGCCGCTGA
- a CDS encoding RNA-binding protein, with protein sequence MLADALEHLVRGIVDHPDDVTVRDKQLRRGSVLEVRVHPDDLGKVIGRSGRTASAFRTVISALAGRGGARVDFVDVDRRN encoded by the coding sequence ATGCTCGCCGACGCGCTCGAGCACCTCGTGCGCGGCATCGTCGACCACCCGGACGACGTGACGGTGCGCGACAAGCAGCTCCGCCGCGGCTCCGTGCTCGAGGTCCGGGTGCACCCCGACGACCTCGGCAAGGTGATCGGCCGCAGCGGTCGCACCGCCTCCGCGTTCCGCACCGTCATCTCCGCCCTCGCGGGCCGGGGTGGCGCGCGGGTCGACTTCGTGGACGTCGACCGCCGCAACTGA